From the genome of Brassica oleracea var. oleracea cultivar TO1000 chromosome C4, BOL, whole genome shotgun sequence:
TGCTAAGAGGAAGAGGAAATGTAAATCATACATATTCTTGAAATCTGCGGATGGTGTGATCAAATACTAACGAAGTGGACGAATACATGATGAGATGTGGAGTTTAGAGTTTGACCATACATCATGATCTCATAAACTTAGTCCACAGGAATTTCAACATCCATCTCCGGTTTACAACTCCCAAAGACCTGTGACATTCGAGATGCAAGAAAGAAGATGTAGCATCAGAATCCTATACTGTACTAAAAATGGTCTAGGAAAAGACAGAAGATTATGTCTGCATGCAAGCTGCTATAATTATGATGCTGCAATCATATCAAACAAATATATATATATATATATATGTACCTTTATGAAATCCTCTAGTGTTAAGAAAGAGTCATTCGTGTACCCTGCTTCGTTCAGAACCTGGCTCAGTACTTGCTACACCACAACAGTAAAACACAAGACACATAGTGAAAACACTTGTTTGCTGAGTATATACAATGCTCATGATCCTAACCACACGAATATATTGTAGTCACTACTCAAAAGTGAATGCCTAAAAAATGGTTACCAACTTTTCTATACATACCTCTCTTTGCTCATCGGACATGAATGACCCCGATAAGTCCCGCAACACTTCAATGATATCTTTAAAGGAGACCTTTCCGTTGCAGTCAGAATCATAGACTTGAAAAATCACTGAAACAAGCAGAGGTCTAACGATTTTCAGATATACAGTGTAGTGAAAAGTGAAGATGTGGTAAAAATTGATTTTAAAGGAAGCTAGTTTTTACTTACGCTTAACCTTTTGCTTAAGACTAGCCTTGGCACTGAAAGCAGACAAGAAGGCCACAAAGTCCTTAAAGTTCAAACCATCAACCATCTTAAGCAGCCTCAGAGAGAGTGGATTCATGGCGAACTCAGGGACAGAGAGAAACTCATCAGAAGATATAAACCCCTTTGCGTTGCGATCCAACTGGCAAAACCTTTGATACAGAGATAGTATTTCCTGCTGCTCAACTGAGAAAGAAACACACAGCATCGAATCTTGGATCAAAATCAAGCACATAACAGAAGAGATAGAGAGAGAGAGAGAGAGAGAGAGAAGTGGAAACAAATCTCACATAGATCCTGGCAATGGCTTTGGACTTCTTCGATGTCGTATTGAGTCAGCATGGAGGAAGTGTTCCCCATTTTGGTTTTAATTCACAGGAATTTCTATAACATGAAACAAGACCCTAACATATGAAAAGTTACCATCTTGATCCAAATAAGCCAGAATCAGATATTCAAATCACTGAAAAGGAGTAGCATTTTCATCTTAGTGTGTTCCTAGACAACTCCAAAACATGCTAACTCTCTTAGAAGAAGTGTGACGAAATGAGCTACAAAGATACCAGTAGTAACAAGACTGAGTATCATCCATCCACCATGCAAACAAAATGCAAAGGCACTGCACTTCTGAGAAAATCTCAATGGCTACACAAACTGTAGCAGTTTGGATAAAAACATGTAAAGCATTAAGCTTTCGAATTCATCAGCAAGAAGAACAGTGGAAACATCGAGAGAAGAGAGAGAGAGACCAAGCCTAACTTGTTATGTAACGCCATAAATGAAAATCACACCTTTTGGTTAGTGCATACACCCTACTAAAGAACAATTCATGCACAATGGAAGAGACAAATCAGGAAAACTAAACCGTAGAATAATTAGCTATAGCGCGAAATGAATACACAAATTTTGAAATGACTGTTACAGAGAGAAATGGAGAGAAACGCACAAGCTGGAGAGCGCGGTGAAGACCGCTTCAAGCCTCTTGATCTTGAACAACGGCGCCCAAAATTTGGCTTCTCATACACACGAACAAAACGGAGACTGAAGCTAAAGATCCGACGACGAGATTGATCACTGATTGAACAAGACGAGAAAGATGATCTAACCGACGTCGTTTTGCGCGGTAAAAAACAAGTACGCAGAAACCCAAGGGGAAGATGGGTTTTGTAAAACCAAAAGGCCAAAGGCCCAAATATTAAAAGGCCCATTAATATATAAGATTTGGATGAAAGTAGGAAACCATTTTGCATTATCTGAAGCCGCCGGATCATGGTCTCGGAGAGCAGCTTTAGACTTGGACGTGTGACCCGAGGAGAAGATACACACATCAAGGAATACAAGAAAAAAAGAAGCAAGTTTTTCTTGGTGAAAAAAAAGAAGGACGATGTTGTAACTTGTAACGCCTGCGCCCGACTGGTTAATAGATCTCCCACACTCTGCTCATTCGACTCGCCCTACGACGGGGTGATGTGTTTGATTTTTCGGAAGTTCCAAAGTATGTCTTTTTACTAACTATTCAATCATATGATTTTTATCCATACTTTATCTTCATTTATACAATATCGCAAATCATTTTCTAGATGATCACTCATTTTTCCATTACTCTATCTCTAACATGTTTAATTTTAGAATTTTTTTTATATGTGTGACTGAAATAATAAATGCATTTTGTTGATTTTATCAAATCAATTTTTTAAACTTTTAATATACCACAAACAGGATGTTACGTAAACCGGGATGTTACAGTTGTATTCGTTGTTTTTGTTGTGTGCCGCCAAAAGAATATTGATTCATGGTGTTACTATACGGTGGTGTAAAGCATCGGTGTCTGAAAGCGTTGTGTTCTTCATTCTCGCCAAAACTATCGAAGTCCACCATATGGAAAGAGACATCAATACCCTGATAGAGTGCCAGAATTCAAATCAATTACACTTGCCTACGAGTGGATGAGTCAGCGCAGAACATTTTCGGCAACATATTTTTTATATTTGGTATTGTTTTTTGACTCGAACCCAAAGGTGAACCATTCAGTAACCAATAGGATTGTGTTATTTCATATTCGATATCTTTAAAAAAAATAATAAAATATTATCAAGTTATATTATGTTTTTAAAATAAAAAGGTGAATAAAATAGTAATAATTATATTTTTTTACTTAAAAATATTTTTAACATCGTCAGCAAAACACTAAACTCAAAATCTTAATCCCTAAACCTTAAATCATAAACCCTAAATCTTAGGGTAAACCTTAAACAATTGGATAAATTCTAAACTCTAAAATCAAAAACTCTAAATCTTAGGGATTAGCGTTTAGAATTTAGGGTTTAGGGTATAATGTTTTAGTGTTTAGTGTTTTTGATTTAGAGTTTAGGATTAATTTATCTAAGGGTTTAGGGTTTACCCAAGGATTTAGGATTTATGATTTAGGGTTTAGTGTTTTGCCGATGACGTTAACATATTTTTTTAAAAAAAATATTTATTTGTAACTACTATTATCTTTTATTTATTTTTTTCCTTTTTTATTTCAAAAATATGATATAACTTGATAATATTTTGTTTATTTTTCTAAAAGATCGAATATAAAATAACGAAATCCTATTGGTTGGTTAACCCAAGAATAACTCGTGTTTTTTTGGTGTCAAAACAAAACAAGTATTACCAAAAACTATGAATTTTGTACACGTATATATATATACATATGGACATGGCTTTAGATAAGTATGAAAGAACCAATTCGCTTTATTTATTTTTTACTTTGTATATAGCTTTTAATTTTGAGAAAAAAGACAAAAATAGCACTAAATCAAGTTTTTGTTCCCAAACTAGCACTCAAGGTCAAAAATCACAAAAATAGCACTTAATGTTTTATCAAAAGTCACAAACTTAGGGTTTAGAGTTAAAGGGTGGGGTTTAGGATTTAGGGTTTAGGGTTTAGGATTTAGAGTTTAGGGTTTAGAGTTTAGGGTTTAGGGTTTAGAGTTTAGGGTTTAGAGTTGAGAAATGAGGTTTTGGGGATAAGATTTCAAATTTGAAAAATAAAAAAATTAAAATTTTCAAAGGATAAACTTAGAAAGATGCTATTTTGGTCATTTTAGTTTTTGAGTGCTATTTTTGTGATATAAACTTAGAAATGTGCTATTTTGGAGATTTGCACTTTAATTTTTCTTAAATAATTTTTTGCTGATATTTTTAATATTTAAGCAGAATGATAAATGTAGGTAGTTATAGATATCATTCGGAATCCCAATGTGTATAGGATACGAAAAATAAAATATAAACCTCGTTAAACCCTTCTTTACGCGGATAAATAGCTTTGGTGTTCTATATCTCTTCAAATTCTCCAAAGCATCGCTTCTCAGAACTATCTCCATCGCCTGGTTTCGTTTATTTCCAACAGTAAGTTTTGCTT
Proteins encoded in this window:
- the LOC106336589 gene encoding calcineurin subunit B-like, producing the protein MGNTSSMLTQYDIEEVQSHCQDLFEQQEILSLYQRFCQLDRNAKGFISSDEFLSVPEFAMNPLSLRLLKMVDGLNFKDFVAFLSAFSAKASLKQKVKLIFQVYDSDCNGKVSFKDIIEVLRDLSGSFMSDEQREQVLSQVLNEAGYTNDSFLTLEDFIKVFGSCKPEMDVEIPVD